A single Magnetovibrio sp. PR-2 DNA region contains:
- a CDS encoding D-amino-acid transaminase, giving the protein MSICYVNGRYAPHHEATVHIEDRGFQFADSVYEVFAVQNGRIIDEDGHLSRLNRSLTELGIAQPMADGSMKVVLRRVLAVNRIKTGALYLQVSRGVAPRDFPAPEGLRPTLVITAWRTKPFDAAAVKPAKVITQPDIRWKRCDIKTVQLLAGVLAKTEATAQGAVEAWLLDENGFVTEGSASNAWIVTEQGELITRHTDCAILGGVTRKAVLKLAKQHGLTYTERAFSLDEAKAAREAFTSSSTVMIRPVVQIDDAQVGDGEIGPFSRKVIDLYGAYLQGNL; this is encoded by the coding sequence ATGTCCATCTGTTACGTCAATGGGCGCTATGCGCCGCATCATGAAGCCACCGTGCACATCGAAGACAGGGGCTTTCAATTCGCAGACTCGGTCTATGAAGTATTTGCTGTGCAAAACGGTCGCATCATCGACGAAGACGGCCATCTGTCGCGCTTGAACCGCTCATTGACGGAGCTTGGCATTGCCCAGCCCATGGCGGACGGATCGATGAAAGTGGTTTTGCGCCGGGTGTTGGCCGTCAACCGCATCAAAACCGGCGCGCTTTATCTGCAGGTCAGCCGGGGGGTTGCGCCACGGGACTTCCCTGCACCTGAGGGCTTAAGACCCACCTTGGTGATTACGGCCTGGCGCACCAAACCGTTCGACGCAGCCGCTGTGAAACCTGCAAAAGTCATCACCCAGCCGGACATCCGTTGGAAACGCTGCGACATCAAAACCGTACAGCTGTTGGCCGGCGTGCTGGCCAAAACCGAAGCCACGGCCCAGGGGGCTGTGGAAGCTTGGCTATTGGACGAAAACGGCTTTGTCACCGAAGGCTCGGCATCCAATGCCTGGATTGTGACCGAGCAAGGCGAACTGATCACGCGTCATACCGATTGCGCCATTTTGGGCGGTGTCACACGCAAAGCCGTGCTGAAACTGGCTAAACAGCACGGTCTGACCTATACCGAGCGCGCGTTCAGCTTGGACGAAGCCAAAGCGGCACGTGAAGCGTTCACGTCGTCTTCGACCGTGATGATCCGCCCGGTGGTGCAAATCGACGACGCTCAGGTCGGCGACGGTGAAATCGGCCCGTTTTCGCGCAAGGTCATCGACCTCTATGGCGCTTATCTTCAAGGTAACCTATGA
- the trkA gene encoding Trk system potassium transporter TrkA, with amino-acid sequence MKVVVCGAGQVGFHIAQHLSRENNDVTVIDQSPKLIRRISDTLDVQGVIGHASRPDVLERAGAGDADMIIAVTAADEANMVACQVAHSLFDVPTKIARIRAQSYLQPMWANLFSREHMPIDVIISPEIEVARAIQRRLTVPGAFEMIPLVQSKVKLLGVRCTDTCPLINTPLRQITQLFPDLAITVIGIVRNGHFMTPDAESQMQPGDNVYFVVASDKQDRAMAAFGHDEQEARRLVIFGGGNIGLFLAEELETTESNLNIKLVDWDAERAGFCASRLKKTMVIQGDALDMQIMDEANIAMTEAVIAVTNDDENNILSSLMAKREGAKRAITLINKGEYETLIGSLGVDVVVDPRNITVSTIIQHVRRGRIHSVHTLGEGFGELIEAEALETSPMVGKPLKEADLPDGMVIGSIVRGDEVISPRGNTVIQATDRVVVFAATDIIAQVEKMFSVQLEYF; translated from the coding sequence ATGAAAGTTGTCGTGTGCGGTGCAGGGCAGGTGGGTTTTCACATCGCCCAACATTTGTCCCGTGAAAACAACGATGTCACGGTGATCGACCAATCGCCGAAATTGATCCGTCGCATCTCCGACACTTTGGATGTGCAAGGTGTGATCGGTCACGCTTCACGTCCCGATGTGCTGGAACGTGCTGGGGCCGGTGATGCGGATATGATCATTGCCGTGACCGCAGCCGACGAAGCCAACATGGTCGCGTGCCAAGTGGCGCACTCTTTGTTCGACGTGCCCACCAAAATTGCGCGCATTCGCGCTCAGTCCTATTTGCAACCCATGTGGGCCAACCTGTTTTCGCGCGAACACATGCCCATTGACGTCATCATTTCGCCGGAAATTGAAGTCGCGCGCGCCATTCAGCGCCGCCTCACGGTGCCGGGTGCGTTTGAGATGATTCCGCTGGTGCAAAGCAAAGTGAAACTGTTGGGCGTGCGGTGCACAGATACCTGCCCGCTGATCAACACGCCTTTGCGCCAAATCACCCAGCTGTTCCCAGATTTGGCGATTACGGTCATTGGCATTGTGCGCAACGGTCACTTTATGACCCCGGACGCCGAAAGCCAGATGCAGCCGGGCGACAATGTGTATTTTGTCGTCGCCTCCGACAAACAAGACCGCGCCATGGCCGCCTTTGGCCACGATGAACAAGAAGCGCGCCGTTTGGTGATTTTTGGGGGCGGCAACATCGGTCTGTTCTTGGCCGAAGAGCTAGAAACCACCGAAAGCAACCTCAACATCAAGTTGGTGGATTGGGACGCCGAACGGGCCGGGTTCTGCGCCAGCCGCTTGAAAAAGACCATGGTCATTCAAGGCGACGCCCTGGACATGCAAATCATGGACGAAGCCAACATCGCCATGACCGAAGCCGTGATTGCGGTCACCAACGACGACGAAAACAACATTCTGTCGTCCTTGATGGCCAAGCGCGAAGGGGCCAAGCGCGCCATCACGCTGATCAACAAAGGGGAATACGAAACCCTGATCGGTTCTCTGGGTGTGGATGTGGTTGTCGATCCGCGCAACATTACGGTTTCGACCATTATTCAGCACGTGCGTCGCGGACGGATTCATTCGGTCCACACACTGGGTGAAGGCTTTGGCGAATTGATTGAGGCCGAAGCCCTGGAAACCTCGCCCATGGTCGGCAAACCCTTGAAAGAAGCCGATCTTCCCGATGGTATGGTGATCGGCTCCATTGTGCGCGGTGACGAAGTCATCAGCCCGCGCGGCAACACGGTCATTCAAGCCACCGACCGCGTCGTGGTGTTTGCCGCAACCGATATCATTGCCCAGGTTGAAAAGATGTTCTCGGTGCAGTTGGAGTATTTCTAG
- the ntrX gene encoding nitrogen assimilation response regulator NtrX: MSQDILIVDDEADIRGLVAGLLEDEGYQPREAGTDTETLSMIETRRPSLVLLDIWLQGSQMDGLQILSAIKKRHPSLPVVMMSGHGTVETAVKALKDGAYDFIEKPFKADRLVLVVERAIEAARLRRENEDLRMRTDTDDELIGTSSSIAQVRQAVDRVAPANSRVLITGASGSGKEVVARMLHDRSTRNSGPFVVVNCATMEPERLEIELFGTETPGDDGEGGRRVGYFEAAHTGTLLLDDVTDMPMETQGKIVRVLQEQIFERVGGSTRVEVDVRVVASASTDIQDAIGEGRFREDLFYRLSVVPIEVPTLKNRCEDIPMLTAHFITEASKRSGHPARKLSEDAIVALQAYEWPGNVRELKNIIERVLIMAPGDVGEPITSEHLPSEVVSGNGGAAPTNGAGEMMGLPLKQARELFEREYLKTQVARFGGNISRTAEFVGMERSALHRKLKSLGLSGDELTKKSG; the protein is encoded by the coding sequence ATGAGCCAAGATATTCTGATTGTTGACGATGAAGCCGATATCCGGGGATTGGTCGCCGGATTGTTGGAAGACGAAGGTTACCAGCCGCGCGAAGCTGGAACCGACACAGAAACCTTGAGCATGATTGAAACGCGCAGGCCGAGCTTGGTCTTGCTCGATATCTGGCTGCAAGGCTCACAAATGGATGGATTGCAAATCCTATCCGCCATCAAAAAACGCCACCCAAGCCTGCCCGTTGTGATGATGAGTGGCCACGGCACAGTGGAAACGGCGGTTAAAGCACTCAAAGACGGTGCTTATGACTTTATTGAAAAGCCGTTCAAGGCGGATCGTTTGGTGTTGGTGGTGGAACGCGCCATTGAAGCGGCGCGCCTGCGCCGTGAAAACGAAGACTTGCGCATGCGCACGGACACGGATGATGAGCTCATCGGCACATCGTCCTCCATCGCCCAAGTCCGCCAAGCTGTGGACCGGGTGGCGCCGGCGAATTCTCGTGTTTTGATTACCGGGGCCAGCGGCAGCGGCAAAGAAGTGGTTGCACGCATGCTGCATGACCGCTCAACCCGCAACTCCGGCCCCTTTGTTGTGGTCAACTGCGCCACCATGGAGCCGGAACGTCTTGAAATTGAACTGTTCGGCACCGAAACGCCCGGCGACGACGGCGAAGGCGGTCGGCGTGTTGGCTATTTCGAAGCGGCACACACGGGGACTTTGTTGCTGGATGATGTGACAGACATGCCCATGGAAACGCAGGGCAAAATCGTGCGCGTTCTGCAAGAGCAAATCTTTGAGCGGGTCGGTGGCAGCACCCGTGTCGAGGTTGATGTACGCGTGGTCGCCAGTGCATCCACAGACATTCAAGACGCCATTGGCGAAGGGCGGTTTCGCGAAGACCTGTTTTATCGTTTATCGGTGGTTCCCATCGAAGTGCCGACGTTAAAGAACCGGTGTGAAGACATCCCGATGTTGACGGCACACTTTATCACCGAAGCCTCTAAACGCTCGGGACACCCTGCGCGCAAGCTATCGGAAGACGCCATTGTTGCACTTCAGGCCTATGAATGGCCGGGCAACGTGCGTGAACTTAAAAACATCATCGAACGCGTCCTAATCATGGCCCCCGGCGATGTTGGTGAGCCCATCACGTCTGAACACTTGCCCAGCGAAGTGGTGTCTGGGAACGGTGGCGCTGCTCCGACCAATGGTGCGGGGGAAATGATGGGGCTACCACTGAAACAAGCGCGTGAGCTGTTTGAGCGTGAATACCTCAAAACCCAAGTGGCGCGCTTTGGCGGAAATATTTCGCGCACGGCCGAGTTCGTCGGCATGGAACGTTCCGCCCTTCACCGCAAGCTCAAATCGTTGGGTCTGAGCGGTGATGAGTTGACGAAAAAGTCCGGTTGA
- a CDS encoding sensor histidine kinase NtrY-like, which produces MFSRVLMSRRVAFVLAASAIVLGTATFGLMTGTSTGTGTPDPAKLEAFLIADLVILLLLALVIVLRITRMWAQRRQGMAGSALHMRLVVMFSALAVTPAILVTVFAALFLNFGFNSWFSDRVKTAVDASQAVASAYFEEHIQSIGADVMSMAADLNRDQALLSANPNLLNLALSNYAKEHNLTEASVISRFGDVLARGETELPTIGVGRIPPNAIDRANRGELVVLTATDADQVRALMRLEAYSSAYLMVGRFIDAQVLTNMDRVRQAAQTYLRMEESGGKIQITFVAIFAMVSLLLLFAAVWIGMALANQMVRPISRLIAASAQISSGNLSKRVEVDDTIGELGSLTSAFNAMTSRLEQQQQGLMQMNRTLDERRRFTETVLSGVSAGVIGLDGDGRIDLPNRSASQLLDTDLQAACGQDLADIIPEMENALSAVKKSPNHAQHDEIIISREGQPDRVLNLTMAAELLEGDVIGFVATFDDMTELQSAQRKAAWAGMARRIAHEIKNPLTPIQLAAERLKRKYLKQIHEDPDTFTTCTDTIVRQVDDLRRMVDEFSSFARMPQAVLRPENLSELCRQTVFLERNRVEGLSIETDLPAQDVTVSCDAQQITRVLTNVLKNASEAVSESGMDQDGWIRVSLSQQNVRKGVRTSILVEDNGPGLPETDLVRLTEPYVTTRDQGTGLGLAIVKKIMSEHGGDLNLENRLEGGARAVLTFPPQDAQSSPERPGQSEELLVK; this is translated from the coding sequence ATGTTTTCGCGCGTCTTGATGAGCCGCCGCGTGGCGTTTGTGTTGGCGGCGAGCGCCATTGTACTGGGCACCGCGACCTTTGGTTTGATGACCGGGACGTCGACAGGTACAGGCACGCCGGACCCTGCAAAACTTGAAGCCTTTTTAATCGCCGATTTGGTGATCTTGTTGCTTTTGGCTTTGGTCATCGTTTTGCGCATCACACGCATGTGGGCGCAGCGCCGCCAAGGGATGGCGGGCTCGGCGCTTCATATGCGCTTGGTCGTTATGTTTTCGGCCCTGGCGGTGACGCCTGCTATCTTGGTCACGGTCTTTGCCGCCTTGTTTTTGAATTTTGGCTTCAATTCATGGTTTTCTGATCGGGTGAAAACCGCAGTGGATGCATCACAAGCCGTCGCTTCTGCCTATTTTGAAGAACATATCCAAAGCATTGGTGCAGATGTTATGTCTATGGCGGCGGATTTGAACCGCGATCAGGCGCTACTCAGCGCCAACCCGAACCTGTTGAATTTGGCGTTATCCAACTACGCCAAGGAACACAATTTGACCGAAGCGTCTGTCATCAGTCGTTTCGGCGATGTTTTGGCGCGGGGTGAAACGGAACTGCCGACCATCGGTGTCGGGCGCATTCCCCCCAACGCCATTGACCGGGCGAACCGGGGCGAGTTGGTGGTTTTGACCGCCACCGATGCCGACCAGGTGCGCGCCCTGATGCGCCTGGAAGCCTATTCCAGTGCCTATTTGATGGTGGGGCGTTTCATTGACGCTCAGGTGCTGACCAACATGGACCGTGTGCGCCAAGCCGCCCAGACCTATTTGCGCATGGAAGAAAGCGGCGGCAAAATCCAAATCACCTTTGTTGCAATCTTCGCTATGGTGTCTTTGTTGTTGTTGTTCGCCGCCGTTTGGATCGGTATGGCTTTGGCCAACCAAATGGTGCGTCCGATCTCGCGCTTGATTGCGGCGTCTGCGCAGATCTCGAGCGGCAATTTATCCAAACGTGTAGAAGTTGACGACACCATCGGTGAATTGGGATCGCTCACCAGCGCCTTCAACGCCATGACCAGCCGATTGGAACAGCAACAACAGGGCCTGATGCAAATGAACCGAACCCTGGATGAGCGGCGTCGGTTTACCGAAACCGTTCTGTCAGGTGTCAGTGCAGGCGTCATCGGGTTGGATGGGGACGGGCGCATCGATTTGCCCAACCGCAGCGCTAGCCAATTGCTGGACACAGACCTTCAAGCCGCCTGCGGACAAGACTTGGCCGATATCATTCCGGAAATGGAGAACGCCCTGTCTGCCGTCAAGAAAAGCCCCAACCATGCCCAGCACGATGAAATTATCATTTCGCGCGAAGGCCAGCCCGACCGGGTGTTGAACTTGACCATGGCGGCTGAATTGCTGGAAGGCGACGTGATCGGCTTTGTCGCCACCTTCGACGATATGACTGAACTGCAATCGGCTCAACGCAAGGCCGCCTGGGCCGGCATGGCGCGCCGCATTGCCCACGAAATCAAGAACCCGCTAACCCCAATCCAGTTGGCTGCGGAGCGCTTGAAACGCAAATATCTCAAACAAATTCATGAAGATCCGGACACGTTCACGACCTGCACCGACACCATCGTGCGCCAAGTGGACGATTTGCGCCGCATGGTCGACGAATTTTCATCGTTTGCCCGCATGCCTCAGGCCGTTCTGCGCCCGGAAAACCTGTCGGAGCTGTGTCGTCAAACCGTGTTTTTGGAACGCAACCGGGTCGAAGGCTTGTCCATTGAGACGGACCTACCCGCCCAAGACGTCACGGTTTCGTGCGACGCCCAGCAAATCACCCGGGTTCTCACCAATGTTTTGAAAAATGCATCGGAAGCGGTGAGCGAATCCGGCATGGACCAAGACGGTTGGATTCGCGTTTCCTTGTCCCAGCAAAACGTGCGCAAAGGTGTTCGTACCTCAATCTTGGTTGAAGACAACGGCCCGGGGTTGCCCGAAACGGACCTGGTGCGGCTGACGGAACCCTATGTAACCACGCGCGATCAAGGCACCGGGCTGGGGCTCGCCATTGTGAAAAAGATCATGTCAGAGCACGGTGGCGATTTAAATTTGGAAAATAGGCTTGAAGGTGGGGCCAGAGCTGTGCTCACCTTCCCCCCTCAAGACGCGCAAAGCTCACCCGAAAGACCCGGACAATCCGAAGAGTTGCTGGTCAAATAA
- the ntrC gene encoding nitrogen regulation protein NR(I), whose translation MTAGSTVLIADDDASIRTVLDQALTRAGYVVKTTSNASTLWNWVSDGEGDIVITDVVMPDENGLDLVPRILKIRPSLRIIVMSAQTTILTAVKATERGAFEYLPKPFDINEVLAVVRRGLEISKTAKHSTAQAEEDEELPLIGRSGAMQSIYRSIARLMQTDLSVIITGESGTGKELVARALHDFGARRNKPFVAVNMAAIPRDLIESELFGHEKGAFTGATNRSMGRFEQAQGGTLFLDEIGDMPPEAQTRLLRVLQEGEYTTVGGRTPIKTNVRIIAATHRDLKQLIRQGAFREDLYFRLNVAPVRLPALRERNEDVPELIRHFLSVAAGEGLPWKTVSPEAMDRLKRHSWPGNVRELENMVKRLAALSVEEEISLETIEVELAEAPPSVPESDSGGLSQSVERHLKTYFSAHGDGLPSPGLYERILHEIERPLLQLTLDATRGNQVKAADVLGLNRNTLRKKIRELEIPVIRGGGK comes from the coding sequence ATGACCGCAGGCTCGACCGTTTTGATTGCTGACGACGACGCTTCGATCCGCACCGTTTTGGATCAGGCGCTGACGCGCGCCGGTTACGTCGTCAAAACCACGTCCAATGCCTCAACCCTGTGGAACTGGGTCTCGGACGGTGAGGGTGACATCGTGATCACCGACGTCGTCATGCCAGACGAAAACGGTTTGGACTTGGTGCCGCGCATTTTGAAGATCCGCCCAAGCTTGCGCATCATCGTCATGAGCGCCCAGACCACCATTTTGACCGCCGTAAAAGCCACCGAGCGTGGGGCTTTTGAATACTTGCCAAAACCTTTTGATATCAATGAGGTGCTGGCTGTTGTTCGGAGAGGGCTTGAAATTAGCAAGACCGCCAAACATTCAACCGCGCAAGCTGAAGAAGACGAAGAACTGCCTTTGATCGGACGTTCGGGCGCGATGCAATCGATTTACCGCTCCATTGCGCGTCTGATGCAAACGGATTTGAGCGTCATCATCACCGGCGAGTCCGGCACCGGTAAAGAACTGGTGGCCCGCGCGCTTCATGATTTCGGCGCGCGGCGCAACAAACCGTTTGTGGCTGTCAATATGGCTGCAATTCCACGCGATCTGATTGAATCGGAACTGTTCGGCCACGAAAAGGGCGCGTTTACGGGGGCAACCAACCGCTCCATGGGGCGGTTTGAGCAAGCCCAAGGCGGTACACTGTTTTTAGATGAGATCGGCGACATGCCGCCCGAAGCTCAAACCCGGCTTTTGCGTGTTCTGCAAGAAGGCGAGTACACCACCGTTGGCGGGCGTACGCCGATCAAGACCAACGTGCGCATCATCGCCGCCACGCACCGCGATCTGAAACAATTGATCCGTCAAGGGGCGTTCCGTGAAGACTTGTACTTCCGCTTGAACGTTGCCCCTGTGCGCTTGCCTGCGCTGCGCGAGCGCAATGAAGACGTTCCTGAATTGATCCGTCACTTCCTGTCCGTGGCGGCAGGTGAGGGGCTTCCGTGGAAAACCGTGTCGCCCGAAGCCATGGACCGCCTCAAACGCCACAGCTGGCCCGGCAACGTGCGCGAGCTGGAAAACATGGTCAAACGCCTGGCCGCGCTCAGTGTGGAAGAGGAAATCAGCCTAGAGACCATCGAGGTCGAGTTGGCTGAAGCCCCGCCAAGTGTGCCCGAAAGCGATAGCGGCGGTTTGTCTCAATCGGTCGAACGCCATTTGAAGACCTACTTTTCCGCCCACGGTGACGGATTGCCGTCTCCGGGCCTCTATGAGCGGATTTTGCACGAAATCGAACGTCCTTTGTTGCAGCTCACCTTGGATGCCACGCGTGGCAACCAAGTCAAGGCGGCTGATGTTTTGGGCTTGAATCGCAACACGTTGCGCAAGAAAATTCGTGAGCTGGAGATTCCCGTCATTCGTGGCGGCGGTAAATAG
- a CDS encoding two-component system sensor histidine kinase NtrB — protein sequence MAGSMFNFNKLTGRNAAACFEPSAILNALGSAVVLVSTDDTLMYANAAAEQLFAQSRTSLANADIKTLLPQDSPVFELISQVRGGRCAITEHGVVLDTPRTGQRLVNVQAAPMVELPGTVVLSFQERSIADQIDHRLTHRDATRSIAAMSAMMAHEVKNPLSGIRGAAQLLETGASEADQELTRLIQDESDRIKDLVERMEIFSESAPIKTGPVNIHQVLDRVRRIAENGFGKHVRFVADYDPSLPPVSGNRDQLIQVFLNLIKNACEAVSVEEGLVYMKTAYQHGVRFAMPGTQSRVHLPLSVTIMDNGPGIALDMQNHLFDPFVTTKPKGSGLGLALVSKIVGDNGGVIDFSSRPGRTEFRILLPMSKEPLPPEDLDGSPDSAYEE from the coding sequence ATGGCAGGCAGCATGTTCAATTTCAATAAGCTCACCGGACGGAACGCGGCCGCTTGCTTTGAGCCATCGGCCATTTTGAACGCTTTGGGCTCTGCCGTTGTGCTGGTCAGCACCGATGATACCTTGATGTACGCAAATGCAGCGGCTGAGCAGCTGTTCGCGCAATCGCGCACCAGTTTGGCCAATGCAGACATCAAAACCCTGTTGCCCCAAGACAGCCCTGTGTTTGAGCTGATTTCGCAGGTGCGCGGCGGACGCTGCGCCATTACGGAACACGGCGTGGTTCTCGACACACCGCGCACGGGCCAGCGCTTGGTCAATGTGCAGGCCGCACCGATGGTGGAGCTGCCGGGAACGGTGGTGCTGTCGTTTCAAGAACGCTCAATCGCCGATCAGATCGATCATCGTTTGACCCATCGCGACGCCACGCGCTCCATTGCGGCCATGTCGGCCATGATGGCCCATGAGGTCAAAAACCCCCTGTCTGGCATTCGCGGGGCGGCTCAACTGTTGGAAACGGGGGCGAGCGAGGCTGATCAAGAGCTTACCCGCTTGATCCAAGATGAATCGGATCGCATCAAAGATTTGGTCGAGCGCATGGAGATTTTCTCTGAATCCGCACCGATCAAAACCGGACCGGTCAACATTCACCAAGTCCTGGACCGCGTGCGCCGCATTGCGGAAAACGGCTTTGGTAAGCATGTCAGGTTCGTTGCCGACTACGACCCGTCCTTGCCCCCGGTTTCGGGTAATCGGGATCAGTTGATCCAGGTGTTTTTGAACCTGATCAAAAATGCGTGCGAGGCCGTGTCCGTTGAAGAAGGCCTGGTCTATATGAAAACGGCGTATCAACACGGTGTGCGTTTTGCTATGCCCGGCACCCAAAGCCGCGTGCATTTGCCTCTGTCTGTCACCATCATGGACAATGGCCCCGGGATTGCGCTGGACATGCAAAACCACCTGTTTGACCCATTTGTCACCACCAAGCCCAAAGGTTCAGGCCTGGGCCTTGCGTTGGTGTCGAAAATCGTCGGCGACAATGGGGGGGTGATTGACTTCTCCAGCCGTCCGGGACGCACCGAGTTCCGTATCTTGCTACCCATGTCCAAAGAACCTCTGCCGCCGGAAGACTTAGACGGGTCTCCAGACAGCGCTTATGAAGAATAA
- the dusB gene encoding tRNA dihydrouridine synthase DusB, translating to MSYRIGSVELNSNVMLAPMAGVTDMPYRRLVKSFGVGLVVSEMIASKAMIYANKKTLRMSTGCADEYPMSVQLAGTNPEDVSEAAKLNQDRGAAIIDLNMGCPAKKVVNHYSGSALMKDELLAGRIMEAAVKAVDLPVTLKMRTGWDIDNRNAPNLARIAEECGIQSLVVHGRTRMQMYKGSADWDFIGEVKDAVSIPVTGNGDINSLDDVKEKLERSGADGVMIGRGTYGRPWFPHQVEHFIETGERLADPSLEQQMDIILRHYEAMLEHYGKELGMRNMRKHLGWYSKGLPNSAEFRATVFTCDEAEKVKDMIRVFFEPLIEQGVAPERAA from the coding sequence ATGAGCTACCGCATTGGTTCCGTTGAATTAAACAGCAATGTCATGCTGGCCCCCATGGCCGGTGTGACAGACATGCCGTACCGCCGATTGGTGAAATCGTTCGGGGTGGGCCTTGTGGTTTCGGAAATGATTGCATCCAAAGCGATGATTTACGCCAACAAGAAAACCCTGCGTATGTCGACGGGCTGTGCAGACGAATACCCCATGTCGGTGCAGCTGGCGGGCACCAATCCCGAAGATGTATCCGAAGCTGCGAAGCTCAACCAAGACCGCGGCGCGGCGATTATCGACCTCAACATGGGGTGCCCCGCGAAAAAGGTGGTGAACCACTATTCAGGCTCAGCCCTGATGAAGGACGAACTGCTGGCCGGACGCATCATGGAGGCGGCTGTGAAAGCCGTCGATTTGCCAGTCACGCTGAAAATGCGCACGGGGTGGGACATCGACAACCGCAATGCGCCGAATTTGGCGCGTATTGCTGAAGAATGTGGCATCCAGTCCCTGGTGGTCCATGGCCGCACGCGCATGCAGATGTATAAAGGTTCCGCCGACTGGGATTTCATTGGCGAGGTCAAAGACGCTGTGAGCATTCCGGTGACGGGCAACGGCGACATCAACAGTTTGGACGATGTGAAAGAAAAGCTAGAACGTTCCGGTGCAGACGGTGTGATGATCGGGCGCGGCACCTACGGGCGGCCTTGGTTCCCCCATCAGGTCGAGCACTTCATCGAAACCGGAGAGCGCTTGGCGGACCCAAGTCTTGAACAGCAAATGGACATCATTTTGCGCCACTACGAAGCCATGTTGGAGCATTACGGCAAAGAGCTGGGCATGCGCAACATGCGCAAACATTTGGGGTGGTACTCCAAAGGCTTGCCGAATTCTGCCGAATTCCGTGCGACGGTCTTCACCTGTGACGAGGCCGAAAAGGTCAAAGACATGATCCGGGTCTTCTTTGAACCTCTGATTGAACAGGGTGTCGCCCCTGAAAGGGCGGCCTGA
- a CDS encoding cytochrome C assembly family protein gives MSIHIMYSFIALLSLLPAALVVLRKEATNDRAHWAAIVLGVMGTGVWALALNAGTWHVGLGTTLWTTVAITFALFAMVSWSISQAWRLTPLMAPYMIFMGIFGVHWPQDAGMAPQTLDGWVLLHIGVSVVTYGLVTISAVAALAAFLQERALKNKRPTKLTHKLPSVTDCEFITVRLLGWGEAILGLGLATGMATSYHTTGALLSFDHKTVLSILAFGVIGALLYAHHKTGMRGRKAARVVLLAYLLLTLGYLGVKVVTSVLLG, from the coding sequence ATGTCCATACACATCATGTACAGTTTTATCGCGCTCTTATCGCTGCTGCCTGCGGCCTTGGTGGTTTTGCGCAAAGAAGCCACCAATGACCGGGCCCATTGGGCGGCCATTGTTTTGGGCGTGATGGGAACAGGCGTTTGGGCTTTGGCGCTCAACGCCGGGACATGGCACGTCGGGCTGGGAACGACCCTGTGGACGACGGTTGCTATAACCTTTGCTTTGTTCGCCATGGTGTCTTGGTCCATTTCCCAGGCTTGGCGCCTCACGCCGTTGATGGCGCCTTACATGATCTTTATGGGCATCTTTGGTGTGCACTGGCCTCAAGACGCCGGGATGGCACCGCAGACCCTGGACGGTTGGGTTTTGCTGCACATCGGTGTGTCGGTGGTCACCTATGGCTTGGTGACCATTTCCGCCGTTGCCGCGCTTGCCGCGTTTTTGCAAGAGCGTGCCTTAAAAAACAAACGCCCGACCAAGCTCACCCACAAATTGCCGTCCGTCACGGATTGCGAGTTTATCACCGTGCGCCTGCTGGGCTGGGGCGAAGCGATTTTGGGATTGGGCTTGGCCACAGGTATGGCGACCTCCTACCACACAACAGGAGCGTTGCTGTCGTTTGACCACAAAACGGTGCTGAGCATCCTCGCCTTTGGTGTCATTGGCGCGTTACTCTATGCCCATCACAAAACCGGCATGCGGGGGCGCAAAGCAGCCCGCGTTGTCTTGCTGGCCTATTTGTTGTTAACGCTGGGTTATTTGGGCGTCAAAGTCGTCACCAGCGTCTTGTTGGGCTAA